The following proteins are co-located in the Neofelis nebulosa isolate mNeoNeb1 chromosome 18, mNeoNeb1.pri, whole genome shotgun sequence genome:
- the LOC131501285 gene encoding uncharacterized protein LOC131501285 → MPRPGPPQDTGQGLGGLDTAQTKWGCRLVFHCSGARHALICANCPSRGRAELLEHLPAVQQEAHCRPCSASPATGAGIRQLLHTVFLLNQLAGPDCPVPQPGVTCPESSGLSSRRLPVLCLWLVPHCHESARAQARGSSPCWAHCRPLGPPGARGEDLTWPRPPTTGAPFPPSLSWPKPFSVSTPPAAGDVLGCVLRTEGSQACPGAAHPKLLIPVQGLQQEPVKPGPSAEARAGFANSS, encoded by the exons ATGCCCAGGCCAGGCCCGCCACAGGACACGGGACAAGGCCTGGGAGGTCTCGACACAGCACAAACAAAGTGGGGGTGTCGCCTGGTTTTCCACTGCTCCGGGGCTCGGCACGCTCTCATCTGTGCTAACTGTCCATCACGAGGCAGGGCAGAGCTTCTGGAACATCTGCCTGCTGTGCAGCAGGAGGCCCACTGCCGGCCCTGCTCTGCCAGCCCCGCCACGGGTGCTGGGATAAGGCAGctcctccacaccgttttccttCTCAACCAGTTAGCTGGGCCTGATTGTCCCGTTCCCCAGCCAGGTGTGACCTGTCCGGAAAGCTCAGGGCTCTCCTCCCGGAGGCTGCCAGTCCTCTGCTTGTGGCTGGTCCCTCACTGCCACGAGAGTGCACGGGCTCAGGCTCGGGGCTCAAGCCCTTGCTGGGCCCACTGCCGACCCCTGGGGCCCCCCGGGGCCCGCGGTGAAGACCTGACCTGGCCAAGGCCTCCTACCACCGGCgctcccttccccccatccctcTCCTGGCCCAAGCCTTTTTCCGTTTCAACCCCTCCTGCAGCTGGTGACGTCCTGGGCTGCGTTCTGAGGACTGAGGGCTCCCAGGCCTGTCCCGGGGCAGCGCATCCGAAGCTGCTCATCCCAGTCCAGGGTCTCCAGCAGGAGCCGGTGAAGCCGG GGCCCAGCGCAGAGGCCAGGGCAGGCTTTGCAAACTCATCGtag